TCCGAGACGTTTTATGTTCTGTTTGATCAAGTCCCTTACGTGGAGAAGCTCCAGGTCCTCGGGGGTTCGGATAATCTGGATTTAAATGAAGGTGCTCAGATTGTCGTGAACCGGCAAGAGATTACCCTGCAGGGTAAAGCCATGAACACTACAAAGGTGACAGTATCAATCAATGGCGGTCAGGCGTTGTCAACATCGCTGCTGCAGGACGGCAGCTTCTTCTCGCCACAGCTTAAACTGAACCCGGGTGTGAACAATCTTAAGCTGGTCGCGCAGAATGGTTCAGACTCACTCACATTTAACTACTCTTTATTCTATTTCGATGAGAAGAATCCGGTCGTGAAGCTCGACCTGGTGGATTCGATCGGCAATGCTCAAAGTATGCTTGGCGTGCAGCCGGTCTTTACCGAGGATAGAGAGAGCACGAAGGTTCATGTGCAGATGTTGATTCCTCAGGATGAAAACAAAACGAAATTTAGTGAAAGTGCCGAGATTAAGGTCAACGATACCAAGGTGACACCTGTGTTCACGGAAGAAACTTTTATTCCGAACGTTAAGGATAATACACCTTCATATTGGCTGGTATCTTTTGACATTAATGATGTGGCTTTTAAAAAGGATGCGAACGGCGCGGTTCTGGTTGATCAGAATCATACCTTATCCGTAACCTACGGCACCAAGACGGTCAACAAACGGATGGACTTTCAATTTATGAGAGGGCAGACGGTCATTACCGACCTGAAATATCTCAAAGGATATGAAGGAGGCAACATCGACAACCTCCCGGCAGGCGAGCCGCTGAACGGAGCGAAGGTGAATTCGGGGGATTTCTACATCTTGGTTACCACGAACGGCAGACCGGATCCGCTGACCGGTTTGACGGCTAACTATCTTCCGCTTGGAACAAGCCCAATCAGAATAGAATATGTTGCGTCCAAATCCGATACGAGTCATGTCTACAAAGTCGTTGGGTTGAAGAACGGTAACCAGACGGTACGCTTTAACTATAACGGTTCGACCGCGTACAAGGACGCTACCATTTCCTTTGCATCCAAGAACTATATTTATGTTGAAAATCTAATCGATGGACAGACGTATACGCTCGATTCGGGAAGTGGCAATTCACTGGCAGTCAAGGGTCAGTATATTGACTTTGAAGATACGATCAGCAGTAGCTACTTTCTCGCTGAAGTTTTCGTTAACGGTAAAAAAGAAAAGTCAACAAACGCTTCCGAGAATCTCGATCCTACGTGGCTGAACACAGCCACCGGTGCATTCCATATCAATCTGAACATTTCGATGACTGACGGGCCGTTGGTATTCGGAGAGAACAAGATTATTCTGACCGGAACAGGAAAGGACGAGAAGGGTCAAGCCCGGGAGATCCGGAAGGAGTTGCGGATCTATATTGTGGATAACAATGTATCCACGGTCAAGAACTTTCAGCCGGCATTGGGCAAAGACCGCCCAAGCTTTCCGCCTAGAGAGTTCAGCTCGGATGATCCTCAGTTGAAACAGATCTTTAATTTAACTCCTGAGTTTATTTACAACGATAACAAGTATACAACAAGCCTGAATACGTATGACCTGGTTCTGCGAGGTAGTGGAGCCGTCAAGATGAATCTGAACATAGGCACCAAGAATATCCTGTCTGTCGATCTACCGGTGACCTCAACGCAGAATGAAACGGTTACTTTTGCAGGGGATCGGTATTCGTATGATTTCGCAGGGAACCAGAACGACTTCATTATGCGGGTTCAGGATCTCACTGCGAATGCACCGGGTACCCATGTGTACACTCTGGAATTAATAAATGAGACCGGAGCCAAGACAACCCAGCGATTGGAATTGGTTCGTGAGGTAAGTGCATATCGAATTCTTTCTCCTCAACCAACAGTCGGTAAACAAATCGTAGTTAATAAGAACTTTGTTCGCTTTGATATTGAAGCAGAGGGAGCAACAGAGGTACTCATAGGCAAGGATCCGGCCGTGAAACGTACGGATCTAGGGAAGGACCGCTTTGTGTACGATTATGTTGGACTGAAACAGGATAAATCCAACAAGATTAAAATTACCATCAATCGGGCAGGTACAAAAGTTACGGACACTATCGAAGTATTTTATACAGGAACCGTAGGTGTGGATGCACAATTTATGGCTCCAAAAGTAGCGACAAAGTATACCGTCTTTAATAAGGAACTGCAGCTTAGCTTTCCTAAAGGGACGGTAATGCAGAGCACGGATACAAGAGGAATCGCAAAGTACTACCCTGATACCAAGCTTCTGTT
Above is a window of Paenibacillus uliginis N3/975 DNA encoding:
- a CDS encoding S-layer homology domain-containing protein, whose translation is MQRTKKPIIWLMMVALVVSLIPAGLTPVASAADKPTSYFTPDISELRNTVDLTLTPGPNQIARDKVYKVTESQQTITGTYRMVTDSTLGANVQLLNWDQTNNRWVEDPARVSPAVVTLDTERPDQRFKANVTLYPGMNRITFTGQQGQVERSETFYVLFDQVPYVEKLQVLGGSDNLDLNEGAQIVVNRQEITLQGKAMNTTKVTVSINGGQALSTSLLQDGSFFSPQLKLNPGVNNLKLVAQNGSDSLTFNYSLFYFDEKNPVVKLDLVDSIGNAQSMLGVQPVFTEDRESTKVHVQMLIPQDENKTKFSESAEIKVNDTKVTPVFTEETFIPNVKDNTPSYWLVSFDINDVAFKKDANGAVLVDQNHTLSVTYGTKTVNKRMDFQFMRGQTVITDLKYLKGYEGGNIDNLPAGEPLNGAKVNSGDFYILVTTNGRPDPLTGLTANYLPLGTSPIRIEYVASKSDTSHVYKVVGLKNGNQTVRFNYNGSTAYKDATISFASKNYIYVENLIDGQTYTLDSGSGNSLAVKGQYIDFEDTISSSYFLAEVFVNGKKEKSTNASENLDPTWLNTATGAFHINLNISMTDGPLVFGENKIILTGTGKDEKGQAREIRKELRIYIVDNNVSTVKNFQPALGKDRPSFPPREFSSDDPQLKQIFNLTPEFIYNDNKYTTSLNTYDLVLRGSGAVKMNLNIGTKNILSVDLPVTSTQNETVTFAGDRYSYDFAGNQNDFIMRVQDLTANAPGTHVYTLELINETGAKTTQRLELVREVSAYRILSPQPTVGKQIVVNKNFVRFDIEAEGATEVLIGKDPAVKRTDLGKDRFVYDYVGLKQDKSNKIKITINRAGTKVTDTIEVFYTGTVGVDAQFMAPKVATKYTVFNKELQLSFPKGTVMQSTDTRGIAKYYPDTKLLFGIAEPITGIVERRNDYGNVIGFPGTGENSGIPSWSIPDEYLLNFGSTAQSSNFSRVSQVYWISGGLGEAGDMGSANYTPRTNGLAPYSVEGLFGDPQTPAERKITPSKRGTLTLSFNPNVVDAAGTTITVYRYTSKREWQNIGGEVDMRNHTVTVPFDEFGYYKVMKLSRGYNDITNHNWARNILNGLYSKGFMNNLRFEQFGTDDHTTRGEFATLLVKGLSLPINSDENRTFVDLVPGARSATWDYDSIETAARAGIVTGLTDGVFGPDQPLTREQAAVMIARALKLKLANNDAKLDASLAKAFVDSGKVDKYARPAVMAVSKAKIMEGSASTPPGQKKPQYSFNPKGNLTRAEAGKIAVELLKKSTNVFPKNLS